The following are encoded in a window of Pectinophora gossypiella chromosome 8, ilPecGoss1.1, whole genome shotgun sequence genomic DNA:
- the LOC126368615 gene encoding vacuolar protein sorting-associated protein 41 homolog has protein sequence MALNLESCDSLPPDEEPKLKYDRMGNDVQNILLKDAVSCICVHTKFICLGTQWGVIHLLDHEGNTVPIAPGGERELQAHAIAVNNISVDQNGDYLASCSDDGKVLVYGLYSDDNTHSLSLGRVVKSVALDPHYFKSGSGRRFLTGDNKLTLYEKTFLNRLRSTVLCECEGYVQAMAWHDRFVAWASEVGVRVYDLSARCSLGLIQWEKSPSRSIEDYRCNLLWSAPKTLMIGWVDTIRICVIRKRSHVELQTRDVTEYLVDPVYTFQTEYYISGLGPLDDQLVLLGVPKECDPDTGKAQRPVLTVSDYKDCEFCEVSTDTLNIRGYEEYSCNDYYLDMLIEENRFFIVSPKDIVIASPYDIDDRVNWLTEHERYEKAMSVLEEAGGKTARHTVVTVGEQYLDHLMSKHQYEDAAILCARICKNDKVLWESQINKFAAVNQLRAISPYVPRAPEQALCSHAYELIFYEYLKVDPQGFLKLVQDWNPALYKTGVIVKEVLEHLLTTEVDKHIYLEALALLYCYQKKYDKALNTYLSLQHKDVFKLITKHNMYNVIHDKILDLMTLDCDKAIAVLLDKTKVPVEVVEKQLKNQDMFLFKYLDAYSKIEPNGRYHGKLVRLYAKYAREKLLPFLKCSDNYPIQEALDVCQSNEFYPERVFLLGRIGNTREALQIIIEKLNDINQAINFCQEHNDKELWSDLIKHTVDKPEYVTLLLKRIGNYVDPRMLIQNIPSGCEIKDLKESLAKMMCDYHLQLSVQEACKAITLKNYFELHKKLIIGQQRGISVTDEVSCCVCQGRIIIKDLSNASDLIVYNCRHSFHIECLPEGVQCNNCSICSAVKM, from the exons ATGGCTCTAAACCTAGAGAGCTGCGATAGCCTGCCGCCGGACGAAGAACCGAAATTGAAGTACGATCGAATGGGAAATGATGTCCAGAACATCCTGCTGAAGGATGCGGTGAGCTGCATTTGCGTTCACACCAAGTTCATTTGTCTCGGCACTCAGTGGGGCGTGATACATCTGCTGGACCACGAGGGAAACACGGTCCCTATCGCACCGGGCGGCGAGCGCGAGCTGCAGGCGCACGCCATCGCCGTCAACAACATCTCTGTGGACCAGAATGGCGACTACCTGGCCAGCTGCTCGGACGACGGCAAGGTGCTGGTGTACGGACTCTACTCGGACGACAACACGCACAGCCTGTCGCTCGGCCGCGTCGTCAAGTCCGTCGCGCTCGACCCTCACTACTTTAAATCTGGCTCTGGCAGGAGGTTCCTCACAG GGGACAATAAATTGACACTGTATGAGAAAACCTTCCTGAACAGACTGCGCAGCACTGTACTCTGTGAGTGTGAAGGCTACGTCCAAGCAATGGCTTGGCATGACAGATTTGTGGCTTGGGCCAGTGAGGTGGGAGTCAGAGTCTATGATCTCTCAGCACGATGCTCACTTGGTCTCATTCAGTGGGAGAAAAGTCCCAGTAGATCCATAGAAGACTATCGGTGTAACCTTCTGTGGTCAGCTCCTAAAACTTTAATGATTGGGTGGGTGGACACAATTAGAATATGTGTTATACGAAAACGAAGTCATGTAGAATTACAAACACGAGATGTCACGGAATACCTTGTGGATCCTGTGTACACATTTCAAACTGAATATTATATCAGTGGACTTGGTCCATTGGATGACCAGCTGGTGTTGTTGGGAGTACCAAAAGAATGTGATCCAGACACTGGCAAGGCACAGAGGCCAGTGCTCACAGTGTCAGACTACAAAGACTGTGAATTTTGTGAAGTATCTACAGACACCCTCAACATTAGAGGCTATGAAGAATACTCCTGCAATGACTACTATTTGGACATGCTTATAGAAGAGAACAGATTTTTTATTGTGTCACCAAAAGACATTGTTATAGCTAGCCCATATGACATTGATGACAGGGTAAACTGGCTCACAGAACATGAAAGATATGAGAAGGCTATGTCTGTGCTTGAGGAAGCTGGCGGCAAGACAGCCAGGCATACTGTTGTTACTGTTGGGGAGCAGTACTTAGATCATTTAATGTCAAAACATCAGTATGAAGATGCAGCCATCCTGTGTGCCAGGATATGTAAAAATGATAAAGTTTTATGGGAGTCACAAATTAACAAGTTTGCTGCTGTCAACCAACTGAGAGCAATCAGCCCATATGTGCCTCGAGCTCCTGAACAAGCTCTATGTTCACATGCATATGAATTGATCTTCTATGAATACCTCAAAGTTGATCCACAAGGGTTCCTTAAACTGGTGCAAGATTGGAATCCGGCATTATACAAGACTGGTGTCATAGTGAAAGAGGTATTAGAACACTTGTTGACCACAGAGGTGGACAAACATATATATTTAGAAGCTCTAGCATTACTTTATTGctatcaaaaaaaatatgacaaggCTCTTAATACATATTTGTCACTTCAACATAAAGATGTCTTCAAATTAATCACAAAACATAACATGTACAATGTTATACATGATAAAATACTGGATCTGATGACTCTCGACTGTGATAAAGCAATTGCTGTGCTGCTGGACAAAACAAAGGTTCCTGTTGAAGTAGTTGAAAAGCAACTGAAAAATCAGGACATGTTCCTTTTCAAATATTTAGATGCTTATAGTAAAATAGAACCAAATGGCAGATATCATGGGAAGTTGGTAAGGCTGTATGCTAAATATGCCAGAGAGAAACTTCTACCATTTTTAAAATGCAGTGACAATTACCCCATTCAAGAGGCCCTGGATGTATGCCAGAGCAACGAGTTCTATCCAGAGAGAGTATTCCTTCTTGGTCGCATAGGAAACACAAGAGAAgctttacaaataattattgaGAAGCTGAATGACATCAACCAAGCTATAAACTTTTGCCAGGAACACAATGACAAAGAACTGTGGAGTGATTTGATAAAACACACAGTGGACAAGCCCGAGTATGTCACATTGTTGTTAAAGAGAATAGGTAACTATGTAGACCCACGCATGTTAATACAGAACATACCCTCTGGTTGTGAAATCAAGGACTTGAAAGAGTCTCTGGCGAAAATGATGTGTGACTATCACCTTCAGCTGTCAGTTCAGGAAGCCTGCAAAGCTATCACTTTGAAGAACTATTTtgaattacataaaaaattgaTAATTGGCCAGCAGAGAGGCATATCGGTGACAGACGAGGTGTCATGCTGTGTCTGCCAGGGTCGTATAATAATCAAGGACTTGTCTAATGCTTCAGATCTAATAGTGTACAACTGTCGGCACTCATTCCACATTGAGTGTCTGCCGGAGGGTGTCCAGTGCAATAACTGTTCCATCTGTAGTGCAGTCAAAATGTGA